One window of the Pyrus communis chromosome 17, drPyrComm1.1, whole genome shotgun sequence genome contains the following:
- the LOC137721944 gene encoding blue copper protein 1b-like: MATSQLFLILAILAIFAPSILATDYVVGDYKGWTINCDYQAWARGKMFYVGDNLVFNYPKGAHNVFKVNGTGFQECSAPLDSVPLTSGKDVINLATPGRKCPSPTWGYSDQKENAASSPGPTWSNIN; the protein is encoded by the exons ATGGCCACTTCCCAGCTCTTCCTAATCCTAGCCATTCTAGCAATTTTTGCACCTTCAATTTTAGCAACAGATTATGTTGTTGGCGACTACAAAGGGTGGACGATTAATTGTGATTATCAAGCTTGGGCTCGGGGAAAGATGTTCTATGTTGGCGACAACCTTG TTTTTAACTATCCAAAAGGCGCCCACAATGTGTTCAAGGTGAACGGCACAGGCTTTCAAGAATGCTCAGCTCCATTAGACTCTGTGCCATTAACAAGTGGAAAGGATGTGATCAACCTTGCAACCCCAGGAAGAAAATG CCCTAGCCCCACCTGGGGATACAGCGACCAGAAAGAGAATGCTGCTTCTAGCCCTGGCCCCACCTGGTCAAACATCAACTAA
- the LOC137721945 gene encoding uncharacterized protein has product MSLPLSSPPHLSSEEEEEPQEGMADNPSGGAFMDKTPTNAKALLKNIAGNTRQFGGKDELPFKKVNEESANSSIELQLANLTNLVQQKTDKAIENLERQMSQLASLMGQQHQPGRLPSQTVVNPNAEQMNVETLRSGKEVFEQPRMQKRTRKDTNEQGEQQTKNLEQDEASTYTEKSPKDTELNKKDSDKVSKEFQNSFNSCVPIPFPRRFMKSKKEQTNKEILDTFRKVQVNLPLLDAIKQVPKYAKFLKELCTNKRRFNDQETVALSEEVSAVLQRKLPPKLKDAGSFTIPCVIGGKEFGRALCDLGASINLMPYSVYESLNLGDLKETKVVIQLADRSNRYPKGLLEDVLVQVNELIFPADFLVLEMEHDPMPTAFPLILGRPFLRMARTKIDVYDGTLTMEIDGESVKFKIFNAMRYPSDFEYCLSIDTFDYFVKDCFNEGVGQDNLEKAPKLELKPIPEHLKYAFLKEDETLPIIISSQLTAEEGEKLIRVLKDHKTAIAWSIADIKGINPATCMHRILLEEGAKPTREAQRRLNPLMMEFVKKEVIKLLDVDIIYPISDSKWVSPVQVVPNCSGGSRKDDFQLSIWHICIPEDAVWTLQRPDHISKVYGFYRRFMKDFSMISRPLCRLLQKDVTFDMNEECVVTFNKLKELFSTAPVIMPLDWSLPFELMCDASDYDVGAVLGQRVNKVPHVIYYASQTLNDAQLNYSTTENKLLAVVFALEKFRSYLIGTKVIMFSDHAALKYLLTKKDAKPRLIRWILLLQEFGLEIKDKKGSENVVADHLSRLVHSNTEEDFIPLRESFPDEQLFSLKVTDPWYADIINYKVTKKIPDDFTRAQKDKLVKTAKCHKWDDPYLWKYFPNQLIRRCVPESEFKSILTFCHSYACGGHFGAKRTTLKVLESGFYWPSLFKDAYEFCATCDRCQRTGNLGPRNQMPQTPILIVEIFDVWGIDFMGPFPSSNGFLYILLAVDYVSKWVEAKATKTNDSKVVSDFIRTNIFARFGTPRAIISDRGSHFCNRTFEALLRKYNVTHKVSTPYHPQTSGQAEVSNRDVKQILEKTVSPSRKDWSMRLNDALWAYRTAYKTPIGMNLWLCPPLELIVELKFAQIVRPFGDPVKGESFTKKDMEIAHWFILNNCDETLPYLEEYEQLMKREHPSHLYAKKHCELFPSWFREHFNYSLKDISPEATAYLEENIATRYKHWKCELHAHFKKWDDPEGSKFPKLDMFKDVYVRLVNEATEQLHATMVENSLFNKRHHSFPRIPQSRTSLCLLFLTDHGTGCRPNGGSGNPKSPNCSPGQENDHDLTSLQVVRPPNPDASS; this is encoded by the exons ATGTCTTTACCTCTATCTTCTCCACCACATTTGAGTtcagaagaggaggaagaaccacAAGAAGGCATGGCTGATAACC CAAGTGGAGGAGCATTCATGGACAAGACACCAACAAATGCTAAGGCATTATTAAAAAACATTGCTGGTAACACACGACAATTTGGAGGGAAAGATGAGCTACCTTTTAAGAAAGTTAACGAGGAAAGTGCTAACTCTAGTATTGAATTACAATTAGCTAACTTGACTAATCTTGTGCAACAG AAAACAGACAAAGCAATTGAAAACCTTGAGCGCCAAATGAGTCAGTTAGCAAGTTTGATGGGGCAACAACATCAAccaggaaggttgcctagccaAACCGTGGTGAATCCAAATGCGGAGCAAATGAATGTTGAGACTttaaggagtggaaaagaagtttttGAGCAGCCAAGGATGCAAAAGAGGACTAGAAAAGATACAAATGAGCAAGGGGAACAACAAACCAAAAATCTTGAGCAAGATGAGGCTTCAACATACACTGAAAAGTCTCCTAAAGATAcagaattgaacaaaaaagattCTGATAAGGTAAGTaaagaatttcaaaattcatttaactcatgtgtCCCTATTCCTTTTCCTCGTAGGTTTATGAAGTCTAAGAAAGAGCAAACTAATAAGGAAATCTTGGATACTTTCCGAAAAGTCCAAGTGAACTTACCTCTTTTAGATGCCATAAAACAAGTGCCCAAGTATGCAAAGTTCCTTAAAGAGCTTTGTACGAACAAGAGGAGATTCAATGATCAAGAAACTGTGGCATTAAGCGAGGAAGTATCAGCTGTTTTGCAGAGAAAGCTACCACCGAAGTTGAAAGATGCCGGTAGCTTTACCATTCCATGTGTAATTGGAGGGAAAGAGTTTGGGAGAGCATTGTGTGATTTAGGGGCATCCATCAATCTGATGCCATATTCAGTGTATGAATCACTAAACCTTGGAGACTTGAAGGAAACAAAGGTAGTAATCCAGTTGGCAGATCGTTCAAATAGATATCCCAAAGGCCTATTGGAGGATGTACTTGTGCAAGTGAATGAACTTATTTTTCCCGCTGATTTTCTTGTTCTTGAGATGGAACATGACCCTATGCCTACTGCATTTCCTCTTATATTGGGAAGACCATTCCTTAGAATGGCACGTACGAAGATTGATGTTTACGATGGTACTTTAACCATGGAAATTGATGGAGAAAGCGTCAAGTTCAAAATCTTCAATGCTATGAGGTACCCTAGtgattttgaatattgtttGTCTATTGATACGTTTGACTATTTTGTGAAGGATTGTTTTAATGAAGGTGTGGGACAAGATAATTTAGAGAAG gcacccaaattGGAGCTTAAACCGATTCCTGAAcatttgaagtatgcatttttGAAAGAGGATGAAACATTACCGATCATCATATCGTCACAACTCACAGCAGAAGAGGGGGAGAAATTGATCCGGGTACTGAAGGATCACAAAACTGCCATAGCTTGGAGCATTGcagatatcaaaggtataaatCCAGCTACATGTATGCATAGGATTCTACTGGAGGAAGGTGCAAAACCTACAAGGGAAGCTCAACGCCGTTTGAACCCACTCATGATGGAGTTCGTCAAGAAAGAGGTTATCAAGCTTCTTGATGTTGACATCATATATCCAATCTCGGACAGTAAGTGGGTGAGCCCTGTTCAAGTAGTTCCAAA ttgctccggaggatcaagaaaaGACGACTTTCAATTGTCCATTTGGCACATTTGTATACCGGAGGATGCCGTTTGGACTTTGCAACGCCCCGACCacatttcaaaggtgtatg gtttCTACCGTAGGTTTATGAAAGACTTCTCAATGATTTCTAGACCCTTATGCCGTTTGCTTCAAAAGGATGTAACATTTGATATGAATGAAGAGTGTGTGGTGACATTTAACAAGCTTAAGGAGTTGTTCTCCACGGCTCCTGTGATCATGCCACTAGATTGGAGTTTACCTTTTGAGTTAATGTGCGATGCTTCAGATTATGATGTCGGTGCAGTTCTAGGACAGCGTGTCAACAAagtgccacatgtcatctattatgcatcacAAACACTCAATGATGCACAGTTGAATTATTCAACAACAGAGAATAAGCTTCTagctgttgtatttgctttagaaaaATTTAGATCTTATCTGATTGGAACTAAAGTTATTATgttttctgaccatgcagctttgaagtatTTACTCACAAAAAAAGATGCAAAACCGCGACTCATTCGATGGATACTTCTGCTTCAAGAGTTTGGCTTGGAGATCAAGGataagaaagggagtgagaatGTTGTAGCAGATCATCTTAGCAGACTTGTGCACTCAAACACAGAGGAAGATTTCATCCCTTTACGTGAGAGTTTTCCGGATGAGCAATTGTTTTCATTAAAGGTTACTGACCCTTGGTATGCAGATATTATCAATTACAAGGTCACCAAAAAGATTCCGGATGATTTTACACGTGCTCAGAAAGATAAGCTTGTCAAAACCGCCAAATGCCACAAGTGGGAtgatccttatttgtggaaatatttcCCTAATCAATTGATTAGAAGGTGCGTCCCTGAATCTGAGTTTAAATCTATTCTAactttttgtcattcttatgcatgtggcggccattttggagcaaagaggacaacccttaaggtgttagagagtggtttttattggcctagtttGTTTAAGGATGCGTACGAGTTTTGTGCaacatgtgatcgttgtcaacgaacAGGTAACTTGGGCCCAAGaaatcaaatgccacaaaccccTATTTTGATTGTTGAGATCTTTGATgtgtggggcattgatttcatgggaccttttccatcttcaaatggttttctttacattttattggctgtggattatgtttctaaatgggtggaagctaaAGCCACCAAAACTAATGATTCAAAAGTTGTTTCAGATTTTATTAGGACTAACATCTTTGCAAGATTTGGGACACCTAGAGCAATCATTAGCGATAGAGGGAGTCACTTTTGCAATAGAACATTTGAAGCGTTGCTTAGgaagtacaatgtcacacataaggtatCTACACCTTATCATCCGCAAACTAGTGGTCAAGCAGAAGTATCGAACCGTGACGTgaagcaaattttggagaaaactGTGAGTCCTagtaggaaggattggagcatgcgcttgaacgatgcattgtgggcttataggACTGCTTATAAGACTCCTattggaat gaATCTTTGGTTATGTCCACCCTTGGAGTTGATTGTAGAATTGAAGTTTGCCCAAATCGTGCGACCCTTCGGCGATCCTGTAAAAGGCGAATCGTTTACCAAAAAGGACATGGAGATAGCGCATTGGTTTATACTCAACAATTGTGATGAGACTTTGCCATACCTTGAAGAgtatgaacagttgatgaagcgGGAACATCCTTCACATTTATATGCCAAGAAGCACTGTGAATTGTTTCCTTCTTGGTTTCGCGAACAT TTCAATTATAGTCTTAAGGACATATCCCCTGAGGCCACCGCATACTTAGAAGAGAACATAGCAACCCGGTACAAACATTGGAAGTGCGAACTCCACGCGCATTTTAAGAAATGGGATGATCCA gAGGGTTCTAAATTCCCAAAGCTCGACATGTTCAAGGACGTTTATGTTCGACTTGTCAATGAGGCCACTGAGCAGCTCCAT GCTACTATGGTGGAGAATAGTCTCTTCAACAAGCGGCATCACAGCTTCCCCCGGATACCCCAATCAAGGACGTCACT GTGCCTCCTTTTCCTGACTGACCATGGGACAGGTTGTCGCCCTAATGGAGGAAGTGGCAACCCTAAAAGCCCAAATTGCAGCCCAGGACAAGAAAATGATCATGATCTTACGAGCCTGCAAGTTGTCCGACCTCCAAATCCCGATGCCAGCTCTTGA